A stretch of DNA from Anopheles ziemanni chromosome 3, idAnoZiCoDA_A2_x.2, whole genome shotgun sequence:
TGGCATCCATCTTCAGGCTTATCGTGTAATGCATCAGGGACCTTCCGATCTTAAATGTTGATAAATGTCTCTTAGTAATGGGAAATTCTATTCCACTCCATTACATCATGCCATATCATCAAAAGTCTCAATTATTGAAGAATTCAGATGTCAGTGTGATGCATGACAAGAACTTTTAtaacttgaaagtgtttattttccgcTGCATGAAATTCTTACACGTATCGGTATAAATCATTTTGTTGAAACATTACTGGCAATAGTAGATAGATCAAATTGCACGAGTATAACGACATGCATAAATAACGTAGATATTacctgaaataaaataaattctttaaAATGTCGTAAACTTCTTGTACAACGCGTGTACTTACCGAAACTAAGTAAGACCACTCGAAATTGAATAACAATATTGACGCTTTTGGTGAATTGTGTTCGAATTGTGTCGATAAAATGGTTAACTGTCTAACCACAGCTTGATCATAGATTCCATAACAAAACACTTTATGGACCATCACAGCCGTTTTTCTAACCTGGTCGCAAAACAGGCGGGATTAGATTTTCTTTCTGCATTACTACTGTGCGCATTCATACCTGGGTTGTTGTAAGGCTGCCTGTAATCACTACCTGAATGATAAATACCAAATAAATGCATCCAAAAACCATATTGTTCATAGCGACCTGATGCGATTCATCCTTGTTCGGTTGTGAAAAGGCGTGGATTATgccaaaaatagaaaataatgtaTACCCAAATGCAGATGCCATCATGCAGAGAATCTGTAGTGCGAAACAATTATTGAAAACCAGAAGGCACTCGCTCAATTGTTCATGAAGCTccccaaaacatttcaatGAAGATATGATCACTGTtgttgcttcgtttttttttgatacTGTCCTGCTCGAGAGTGATGTTGAAAACTTAATGCTACAAAAAATAAGCTTCAGTTATGCTCCTTGTTAATGTCATATTATATTCACCATTAATCCGCACCTGAACACCTCATTCAATGCTCGGAACCGTAACAGGATCGATGTTAAGGTCAAACAAACGTAGGAACCAAAGATAGTAAACACTAACGAAGATCGcatgaaaatcaatatttcCGGATAGGTAAGCGATTGTGATGCGGCATCACGAGCGATAGCAAATGTTACAAACAACATGATAAAGTTAATGAAAATCGGTGCCGTCAAGTAGATGCAGCAAAGAAAGTGATTCAGTTGATGGTTTAAACGACACCCATGCTCCACCAGCACAGTGTCTACATGAGCTAGAGTCTTGAATATCTCAAACATGCGTTGCGCATACATCCTATTGCACAGGGGAATAGCAAGGGAAATGATGAATCCCAGCAACACTGAGCAATAGATTCCCACGTTGAGAAGAATGGAGTCGGAAAAAATGTAGGCACGTCCAACCGATAATGATAACGCGTACACATCTAACAACACTCCCAAGATCATAACTATTTGGTCCTGAATTGTACGCACAAGAACATGCTGTTGGAAGTCAATAGTATTGAGAAAAATTCCAATCAACCTACCGGCGCGATAAACCGGCCGGATCGAATCGAAAATTGAGCCTACTTCGAACCAAAACATTCTCACTAATGCACGAACTAACAAAAGGGCACCTAAAAAGTCCCTCGTGAGTACTAATAGAAATGTTTATAGCATACACAATTATTTATTCACGTTATCGGATAACTTAGACATTAAATAAAGCTGGGATATATGATAAGAGCTGTTTCGACCGATACGAATGAAATATGGACGCAATTACTTCATCTTCATGGTCGCATCAAACTGCAGAAGTATGACCAAGTAAGACGCCAATACTACTATGGACTGTTAAAAAGAGGGATATAAGAATAAAGGTTTAATAACACTAAAAAATGTAATTAACTTGCCTCGAAAATAAATGGCCAATCAATAGCGACTTGCTTAGAACTCAGAACAGCAGTCCGGTAACGAATCTGACGGGAAAAAACCACCATGCAACGCACGAGCTCCGGATTTGATTCATTGTTCATTGCTTTGTGAAGCAGTGTTCCAGTGATCTTGCTCTGGAAAAGAGTTCATCTGTTATCACTTACTAGTAGCCTTTCAAATATAAAAACGAGCCTTACCTGTCGTGCAATCATTCGCGATCTGCTCATAATGAATAGATACATAATTGTGTACAACATACTACCTGCTAGATTGAAGAAAGTAAACATTGTCCGAGAATCGTTGCTGAAGAAGGTTTTGAGTAGTGCAAAAATATTGAATGCACTAAATTGCATCGTCACTAGTATGTTTATGAGAAAAACATCTCCGTATTCGCTATTCATGCAGTCCGTTATCTCATTCAAGTGATAATGTACATAGGCCAGTTTTTGTATTAACCGTCGTTTATCGCGTCCGGGTTGAACTAGATGTTGGTTGAATGGCTTCAAATGTGTCATTTCATTGTTGGAGGTATCAAAATGTAAACTTAAAATCGAATTTAAGTGTACAAATCTGAGTGAAATTAGATACGAAAGTGACAGAAAAAGACAGGTGATTGTGAGGTAGATTAGGTTGAAGTACAGTTCGCCGAATACCATCCTCCAGGATGTGAAGCGTTCCTCAATGTACAAAATTGTATTCACGTTATAGCCAATAACGACGGCGAAGTGTACCACAACGGTACAAAATGTGCCCTTTAGCAGCGTTGCTTTTTGCTCCGCAAGATCCATTGGATGTTTCATAAGCTGAAACTACAACAAATCATTAAATTTCTAGGATTGTACAGGAGATTATATTGTGCACCTTAAGGTCAAGCTGATGTAGTTTTTGAAGGAGATCCACTATCTTTCGCCAATTCCAAGCATGCACTATTGTCACCGCAGATATACCAAACGCACCTCCAACCAGAAGAGCTCGGATCCCGTAGGTGACAATCAGCGATCCGTTGTTCATGACGTCGTATGGAATAGTAGCATGGATGGCCGCAACCACCATGAGTAGCAAATTCATCAGCATAAAATTGATCACTTTTGCTGCACTTAGTTTCACTACACCGTTGACTGGGTCGCCGTAAAATCTGTAAATGGTAACGCCAACAAAACTGCAGATCGCTTCATTATATTCCAACACGTCGAAAATGTGACGAGGCTGCGATCGAGAACTGCCTACTAACTTTCGGTTCAAATACATGTTTAGACTGCTTCTCGTTCATCTAACCACACCCGAATATATGTTGGGATAGCAAATGCTAACGGTTGTTAATGATACTTTAATTACTTCTTTTATTTCCCCAATAAAGTTCGATCCGCTCGACTGCAGGAAATAACTAAAATATCTCCAAACACATCAGTATTCTTTTTGTGTTGGTTAGTTTCGGTCGTGCACAGTCATCATGCTCTTCTATTCCTGGTGGTTGCCAGTACAAGATCATATTCAGTCTTTTTCTCCAATTTGGATATGTGCTAAATTTTTTGGGACTCATGTTCTATCGCTGGAAAAGAGTCGCAGGGATATCATTAACCCTATACAAATGATTGCTTTATTATGCCTAACAGCTGCTAAACTTTACTTTATTCGTCTCACTTTAATCACGGATTCATGGAACCTAATTTTTGTATCCAGTTCGCCTCTTGTAGCCAAAGGTTTGGATTTGCTTCTCAAAATTCCattcttttcacttttgttCATACCGTGGCTGTTTCTCTATCGACGTTCTTTGATTACACAAATATCATTGGATTTAGATTTTTTTGACCTTAAAGTAGGTATCACTGAGCATTGCGAGCATGTCCTTTTCGGGAATATGATCACATTTCATTACAATCTTTGTATCTTTCTTCCCTTTGAAATGAACAAAAGATTGCATCATACAATTACCATCAAAATTTCCAGTTTTACCATCTACTTACATCCATTTGTGCGACAATTTGCTGCGTTGTtccatttattattttgattacGATGCGTGGTTATGAATTTTGGATGAACAACTTTGAGGTGAACACATTTATCGCGTACTCTTGGTCGGGTGGTTTACTCTTCTATACTATGTTCAATCTATTGCTCTATTTCGTGCTATCTCGTGTGAAAGACATCAATCATATTTTGAGGTAATGTATTATTAGATATACTTTTGACTTTGCAAAGGTTTAATGTAACATTATATATGCATTCCAGAAGGATGTTAAATATCGAAAACATGGATTCTACCAAAACAGAAACACTGCAAACGATTCAAATGTTAAGCAAATTACATGATAAACTATGCGACGTGACTAACAACCTTTCCACTTGTTTCGCAATGCCGGTAGAATGATTCATTGTTCGTTCAAGTAGATGATTCAGCGTATTTACAACGCACCTTTATATGTTTAATTGCAGGTCGTTTTCATTATGGTTCATATTTGCATATCGCAGATTTTAGCCACGTTTGCTTTTATTAGGGTGTGTTTCTACCATCATGATCCAGATGAGTTTAAAGACTCGCTGTTTATCTTGACCGGCACGGTTTGCTACTCTTTATTATCAATAGTAAGCATCGGTTTGGcaggtgaaatgaaaaaatgtagTGTTATTACGTGGAAGCTAATACACCGTATGATCAACAAAACCACCTCGGTTGAAGTCGAGGATCGTCTTCAGCGTTTATCGGAGCAGATGGGCCATCGTGTACCTCACATCGATTTTCGATTCTTTGACGTTGATTGGGCTTTGTTTGTTAAAGTAAgagaatgaaaatttattgtgATTAAGGTATAGTTAacgtttttcaatttatttcaggCATGCAGCGAGTCGGCAACTTACTTAATCATATTAATACAATTTGATTCCAAATAGTACCCAAATCTGCGATTGCTCCTCTAAATATGATGTTTTCATCAAGTTGATGTTTATACTGATAGAAGGTCATAATAAATGGAATATTGGTTCAGTTATATACACAGGAAAAGTcttaataataaaacacacaaagtTTTATCCACCATGCTTCTACTGTTTCGTCATGAAGCATTAATTACATGATTCAGTTTACATTGAAAATTGAAGAAAGGCGATAACACTCTGCATAACAGCTGTACgccattaaaatttaattcgcACATAAATGATACTGTTGTTTATTTGAATATCAACTGATAAAGGTATGCAGTACGATGAATGATTTCCTCTTCCATGGCGAATATATGAAAtgaagatttttatttatcaattaATGAAACGTACAGGTTTCCGCCAACATACGCACACGGTGCTATTAATTAATGGGATACAAATAAAATGGCTGCAGGGCAGCTGCCCTCGAAAAGACCTAAAGGGAAACATTTTGGATTATTTGGAATAAATTGTAGCACACTCATTTACAACTTGATTCATGCAATTAATCTCATCGTTtacgattcaatttatttaattacggTTACATAATTAAGCGGAGGGTGCACATCATCAGGAACATAGCTGCACACAGTAGAAGTGGTTCATGGCGATGTTTTGGATATAGCTATTGAGCCTTTATTCCTGTAAATGAACCGTGCGAGGTTTCATCAAACTGTACCAGTATAATCAGATAGGTAACGATAAATCCACATATCTATAAATAAGTTGCAATATTAGAAGACAGAAATTCCAAGACTTTAACTAGCAACTTACACTAAATATTGTTTTCACGTTGAACTCGCAGAACAAACTCTGCAACCTTGGAGCTCGATGGAGCAATTGTTGAGAAAAGCAGAGCAGTTTTGTCTTTAAAATCCTGTCTTTTATTGATAAAATCGCCTTGTTTAAAGTTTGAATTATGGCTTTGTTACCGTTTGCTACGGCCACTCCTGACCTGAAGACATACGTAGTCACGATAACATAAAACGAGGATGTTGCCACCAGTATCGTTGTTAAGCGTTTTTCTTCTACCGTTCCGGTGTAATAACTGTATGCAGCAGCATAGATAACAAAAATACCGAACATGCTCAAGCCAACAATGCAACCGAGGATTTGATTTGCATACACACGGTTTACACGTTCCACAATGCGTACGAGTGCGGCAACATCACCAGCCAGCTCCTCAACAACGTCCATCGGTTCTAATTTTCTTCCCCAAcgattgttttgttcaataCACCACTGGCCCCTTTTCCAATGTCTTTTGAGACAACGGTCAATGTCATTCAGACGAAAGGAAACAAGTCGAGCAGCACAGATAAAttggaaatttattattaaaaactgAACGCCAGTGtaaaagtatgagaacgcatTTATAACATGATTTTGCAAGGAAAATGACGAAATCAAAGCCATTAAAAGAGAATATAGCGTTCCCACAACAATCATAAGCACAGAGACAATAAGACTTGAAGAGAGCACACGTAGATGGTCCTTGTGTGCTACTTGGTAATTCTTGCGTTGTAGTGATCGGTCGAACTCAAAAAACTCAGCAATGATTGCGCACGTGGTTCTGCGTCGGAAAAAACTGTCCACTGCTAGCACATTGAAAACGATTGCTCCAAACGGAAATAAAAAACTTAATCCACTATTCATTACTGCTGATCCAGTCAGTTTGGATAGCTGCCTATTCTTAGTATTCAAAAATACGCAAAAGCTGTTGCCGACGAAATTGAACAGCAAGGATGCATAGTTCGCTCGAGTGACTTTCATCTGTACGTAAGGTGGCTCGCCTTGTAGCTCAAACACATTgaatccaaacactttcgagAGGATAAGTACTGGACGAAGGACATCGTAGACATGACGGGGCTGTTCCAACATCGACGCCATAATGAAAACTAATTCATTGTTCGTATGGATAGTCAATTACAAGCATCGCATGAACCAATCAGCCTTCAGAAAAGAGACAAATGAAATACGGCGGAAGAGTAACACGAGTCAATCAACGTTAATGTTGATCAACCCTTCAAGCATAAAATTGGTCGTATTTCCCTATTGACCACGTTTATTTAATATATCCATTGAAAATTGTAAGGCACACTAGAAACAAtcattaatttgtttgaaaatcagGTAATTTTCCTCaacaataacataaaaaataagaagattttatttgcatGTTTATTTTGAGATTAATAAAACAGTATTTGTGtgacatttaaaacaaattaagacGTAGTTAAGTGTTTTAATCTGGCAATCGTCTTCAGTTAATTTCAAGACAAGTTTTCTACTGCAAACTCATGAAATGCTCatgtgaaataataatttttatctttattaattttacaaaTACACTGAAAAGGCATCGTTTGACGTACGCGAACACCCATTTAACTTTTTCGCTCAAACCGATGTGACTGTCAGCAACGGCTAGCAAGCCGCAGTTTTCTCTCTTCGCAGTTGAGCGAAAAAGTTAAATGGGTGTTCGCGTACGTCAAACGATGCCTTTTAGTGTATTGTACTATACATAATATACACCCTGTTTTCATCGTTTCGTTCGCCTTCGTAAAATGTCATCGATTCATCGTGTCAAAAGTGACTTCATTCGCTTATCAATCCATCGAATCATTTGTCTTGCCCGACGGACTTGCGATCACCAAGAAAATACAAGTGTCCCATCAGAATCGTTCCATAGTGATAACGGTGATGCTCGTATTTTGCTTCGGTGCTTggaaatgtttgtgttttgaatCTTCACTCTCGGACTTCTATCTGCTATGCCCGCACTAGCGAGTATATTTTTGTGTGACCTTTGCCATCATACGAACTGATAGTACCTTTGGGAAACGATTGCTAAGGCTCCGCTCCGTGCTTAACGGTCGATTGTGCTGTTTATTTGTGAGTgagaagtgaaagtgaaacgtTCTTTTGTTAATTAAGCCAATACTCCGATCTTATTTTGGGCGTGTAAGGATGCAAGGCCTTATTTCTCGGCAAGTGTTGCGAACGGCACGCAACGGAGTACCGTCTTTGGTCGCACCATTATCACGAGCGTTTTCGTCCAATAAAACAACGAGTAAGACGGCTCTCTACGAGTTTCATCAAAAACATGGGGGAAAGTTAGTCGATTTCGCTGGATATTTGTTGCCGGTGCAATATAATGACCAGAGCATTATTAAGTCACATCTGTACACACGCGAGATCGGATCGATCTTTGACGTTTCACACATGCTGCAAACCTACCTGAGAGGTACGTAATCTGTCACAAAGTAAAACATTCTTCAAACAAATACAATTTCCAATCTTTTCGTTACAGGAAAAGACGTCATCCGATGCTTTGAGACTATCTGCACTGCGGACGTCAAAGGATTGCGCAATGGAAGTGGAACGCTTACGGTTTTTACCAACAGTTCCGGAGGAATTATAGACGATCTGATCGTGAACCGTGTGGCTGATGATGTGCTGTATGTGGTATCAAATGCCTCGCGGAAAGAGGTAGACATGGCGAACATTAGTGACGCGGTATCCTCGTGCAAGGCGAAAGGAATGGACGTGTCGGTCGAATTCTTATCCTCCGATGACCAGTCTTTACTCGCTGTTCAAGGACCTAGCGCTGTAGCGACTCTGCAAAAATTGTGCACGAAGGACTTGTCTCGACTGTTTTTCATGAACAGCACTACGGATTCAATTGCAGGAGTAGACAATTGTCGTATAACACGCTGCGGCTACACAGGGGAAGATGGTGTTGAAATATCGATTCCATCTGCGAATGCTGCAGATATTGCAACTGCATTGCTCGACCCTAGCTATGGAAATCTCAAACTGGCTGGATTAGGCGCGAGAGATTCCCTGAGGGTAGAGGCTGGACTCTGTTTGTACGGAAACGACATCGACGAGACAACAACACCAGTAGAAGCTAATCTATTGTGGTTGGTTGCCAAGACCCGTCGAAGTGAGAATAATTTTCCAGGCAGCGACAAAATCAATGCTCAGATAAAAAACGGCGTCACTCGCCGAAGAGTTGGCTTTAAGATGGACTCGGGAGCCGCACCAGCCCGACAACATGTGGAAATTTACAACAACGAGCAACAGAAGGTCGGCGAAATAACCAGCGGCTGCCCCAGCCCATGCCTACAGCAAAACATTGCAATGGGTTACATTCGGGAGGAATATAAAAAACCCGGGACCGAAATAACGCTGAAAGTACGCGATAAGCATTACCACAGCAGCGTCGTGAAGATGCCTTTCGTTGCGACACACTATTATCAACCGCCGAAGTAGAGGGAGCTATTGCACGAAGCGATCGAACAGCGATGAATAAACAACACAGTTTTGAATGAGGCGACttttattcttgtttttcttacgTTTCATTTAATCATATTACAACGATAACCAAAGTTGAGATAAACTCTTCATGAATGTGTTAGAAGCCACTTGAATAAAACTGAATTAGAATTATCAAGTAAGATACGATTGCTCCGACGATCTGTATAGAAATAGAATTCTGTTCAACAACCAGTCTTTTATTTCTTCGGTAGCAACTATATACTTACGGAGAATGCAAGTTTCCAGTTCAAATCCATTGGCCCGAAATATAAGGTTGGAATGggttttgaattgaaaaaaaacagaactacTTTGAAtgtactttttaaattttagttcCTTTGTGTTGAGGAGAAGATGAAACGCCTTGATCAATTGATCAACcttggaaataaaaaagagaattaaTTACATATATGCTAGCTTTTGTACATTTTGTTACCTCGTGCCTGATGCCAACAGAGAGATAGATGAGATAGAAAAATGACAGTAGGTATATTAAACTTGTAAAGGACATGATTATGATAAAATTCAGCATATCAAAGTTGGACGTTACTATTGAACGGTACATTGCAAAGAGAGCCAACGTGGGTGAGGGTATGTTTGATGTGCACATGAGTATAAGTTGGACGAAGTAAGCCTTGTTGATAAGGTGTACAGCCGACTGTAGATCTTCCAACATGTCCAGAATTGCAAGAAACAAAGTAATATTCGATGAAGGATGAATGACCTTGCCCATCATGATCTCGTTTAAGAAAAGCGGCGACTTCCAGGCAAGAAAGTTTATCTCAAAAAAGCACCGAAGATGTCGAAACCGCAGGGTGGCTAAATAAGTCAAAACTACCATTTGACATAGACTGGAGATGAGTACAATCACAAAAATTGTCATCTGAACCACGGTGGCGACTTGTAGTATTGGATTTGAGTAGTTGGAAAGTATCGCCGCTACAAAAGCACTGGTGCAAATGAGTACAAGCATAGATCCTATTAAGGTT
This window harbors:
- the LOC131288934 gene encoding uncharacterized protein LOC131288934, coding for MASMLEQPRHVYDVLRPVLILSKVFGFNVFELQGEPPYVQMKVTRANYASLLFNFVGNSFCVFLNTKNRQLSKLTGSAVMNSGLSFLFPFGAIVFNVLAVDSFFRRRTTCAIIAEFFEFDRSLQRKNYQVAHKDHLRVLSSSLIVSVLMIVVGTLYSLLMALISSFSLQNHVINAFSYFYTGVQFLIINFQFICAARLVSFRLNDIDRCLKRHWKRGQWCIEQNNRWGRKLEPMDVVEELAGDVAALVRIVERVNRVYANQILGCIVGLSMFGIFVIYAAAYSYYTGTVEEKRLTTILVATSSFYVIVTTYVFRSGVAVANGNKAIIQTLNKAILSIKDRILKTKLLCFSQQLLHRAPRLQSLFCEFNVKTIFSICGFIVTYLIILVQFDETSHGSFTGIKAQ
- the LOC131288933 gene encoding uncharacterized protein LOC131288933 — its product is MIALLCLTAAKLYFIRLTLITDSWNLIFVSSSPLVAKGLDLLLKIPFFSLLFIPWLFLYRRSLITQISLDLDFFDLKIASYNYHQNFQFYHLLTSICATICCVVPFIILITMRGYEFWMNNFEVNTFIAYSWSGGLLFYTMFNLLLYFVLSRVKDINHILRRMLNIENMDSTKTETLQTIQMLSKLHDKLCDVTNNLSTCFAMPVVFIMVHICISQILATFAFIRVCFYHHDPDEFKDSLFILTGTVCYSLLSIVSIGLAGEMKKCSVITWKLIHRMINKTTSVEVEDRLQRLSEQMGHRVPHIDFRFFDVDWALFVKACSESATYLIILIQFDSK
- the LOC131286718 gene encoding aminomethyltransferase, mitochondrial; this encodes MQGLISRQVLRTARNGVPSLVAPLSRAFSSNKTTSKTALYEFHQKHGGKLVDFAGYLLPVQYNDQSIIKSHLYTREIGSIFDVSHMLQTYLRGKDVIRCFETICTADVKGLRNGSGTLTVFTNSSGGIIDDLIVNRVADDVLYVVSNASRKEVDMANISDAVSSCKAKGMDVSVEFLSSDDQSLLAVQGPSAVATLQKLCTKDLSRLFFMNSTTDSIAGVDNCRITRCGYTGEDGVEISIPSANAADIATALLDPSYGNLKLAGLGARDSLRVEAGLCLYGNDIDETTTPVEANLLWLVAKTRRSENNFPGSDKINAQIKNGVTRRRVGFKMDSGAAPARQHVEIYNNEQQKVGEITSGCPSPCLQQNIAMGYIREEYKKPGTEITLKVRDKHYHSSVVKMPFVATHYYQPPK